The Pelodiscus sinensis isolate JC-2024 chromosome 32, ASM4963464v1, whole genome shotgun sequence genomic sequence gccatccaggaagcccagtggggggccgtccggatccgggaagccctgcaggagagcttccaggtggaggaggaggactgacctctccctgcatgcccctctggggccttcttccaccctaccccccttcccctttcccctccctacctactgtaaaataaagacacctgtttttcaaacaaaaatgtatgtttatttcacataactggggtgggggaagggaggaatgagggtgggagaggggagggggaaacctgggacgagggagctggaaggggagggaagggaggaagggaaaggaaagctcaggggtgggagtccggctgcctctcccatctcgccacactgcgggtccggggtgtcggtggggaatggttgtggagggggggggggggcaggagggacggggggtgtggaggaagcaggagcgggagcaggagggggagcaggaggagcagcagggggagcaggagccggagcaggaggaatttggaagcggtcgagcaggctctggaggtggcctctcagggcacggccctgctcctccagggcctccaaactcctccagcgcagcctcaggtcctcctggacccagtggtcctgggtgcggagctggtgatccatgaaccggaggtgccgcctttggaactcctcctcattcctagctctcctgcttgcccgggcacgggcagctgctgcaggtggtgtggtgcgccctgcaggcccaggtgctgcagctgtggtgcaacaagaccagcggtcaattaccccaggggcccaggtgtgtgaaacccagctcccctctgcaaggccagggcccctgcaggatccccagctgctgctccgtggtgggcaaggcccaggcgcacgatcccggggctccctcttgcctcagccccccatacacataaggggaacacgatggtactcacaagtggatgcctccccggcctcagacgacacaggcaagcggctctgtgtggtgcctcgggggtcccaggtcctgggcagactgccggcaggctcctggctctcggagccctcctcctcctcctccatctcctggagtggtccctctgccccggggtctatcacgtcccggggggcagggacggcatgaacccccaggaggcagtccagggcgtggaagtgggggcaggcctccgggttggcccctggcaggcaggcccgggtgtaggtctttgaccttgcagcgcacctgctcccggctgcgctggtggcccctggcagccaggctgtcagccatgcggccgtagacttccgcgttcctgtggctattgcggagatcgtggacattggaggcttccccccaaacctcgatgaggtccccaatctctgcacttgaccaagcgggtgcccgcctcttgagtccccgggcaggctcctgggagccgtcaggctggtcctggggagcagtggagggctgggtgtcctcgggtggctggctcatgttgtgccaggtgcagggtctgctggctgggtgctggcagccctgcaactggcacaaactgtgtagccagcccgtggccctttaagggctccggggccgggaggggggagacaagtttgcctggtgttggccagagcggccaccagggcaagctgggaagggctagcctcccactagttcgaattaagggtctacacagcccttaattcgaactaggcttaatcctcgtaaaatgaggtttatctagtttgaactaagcgctccattagttcgaattaagttcgaactagcggagcgctagtgtatcgcctatgaaagttagttcgaactaacgtccgttagtttgaactaactttgtagtgtagacatacccaaaggaaggaagggacagggaatcggcttttggctcagcagttttgtggggcttggaggaggtgcagggatcagctgtgatgtgggggaggcatgcagggaaccagtgcagggctcagctgggctgaggtggatgggggagggcatacggaacagacgggcagctcagctgggctgtgaggggctgcagggaactggagctgcactcccttggattgtaaGGGAtgattttgggggaagtgcagggaaccagcaggggtgggcagcttagttcggttgcaggggatagaggtgcaaagaagcctagtggggaaggtggggggaccaggagccctgaaatgacctcccctggtccaaaaattcctcatctgggaccagtcaggtctagagggtgccagatcagggaggtacaactcctacccaagtcccctcctcgcaccctccctcatagctagacaccctacatccagcctgcttctgcaccctacctatctggtctgcaccctacccagaccttgtccccttctgccccccagttccctcccagatcctgcaccccatccctatcccgctccttggcagccctgccatccaccctagcatcgccctggccccagcaccttgcctcacactccaggactcagcaccgccctggccccagccccagcttcctgccatccatgctagcacccagcagcaccctgtttcttgtcccagcaccctgccagtcaccctagttcccagcaggaccatgtccctgaccccagcaccctgccacctgcctgtcccagtaccttgccccagcaccctgccacctgagccagcatccttccacccagcagcaccctctccccaaccccagcacccgctttcactctgtcccctacccccaccagcacatttgggaccacattagtgaggcttggggtttttttggaggagcttttttttgtttttttgcatctcacttgtgtggcctcaactgacttttctgtgggtcagtgacctttgactcaaaacagtttcctcacccctctcacatataaagacaatgctaaaaccttttgagtttgacataatattttatttaaaaatgaagccaggccaacaagcccccaattgggaccaaacccccatttcactgcaacatcataacactcctgcaccacctgaccccaaatctgagcctatcatacactggaacccactgtcctgagcctcttacatccccacactcctgcattcccacatcctcagtcttctggcACAACAttctccaccatccacacatcacaaatctgtgtcctgagcccatcatactcacaaacttcttgccttgagtccctcacatatccagcccaaactccagcaccctcacatccacaagccctggcttgctcagcaccccaaccttccacctgaacccaacactccccagcctagagccctctccctgagtcaacagccccttctcctgcatccaaattccctcccagagcttgtacttctcaccccttcccacacccaaatccctcattcccaccccacacctcactctcactaggttgagacaggtataagggctgggtatagcaagtgatggagaggaggggaacagagcggatgaggcctcacagaaaggagatggggggagccttggggaaggaatgtgaacttcatgaattggtgggtccatctctcctcacccgcctcccccacttttttttttttttttttttttttgcttgacaaacctagtgGTTCCTtgaattttgaaaagctgaaaagggttcctcaaccaaataaaattgggaaacactgccctagtcAGAGGCCTGCAGCTCCCGCATGCAgaacacagaactgaaccaataccaagtgaatagaaaagaaagaacttttattatcataaCTATagtcctgttacaagcatagctggattggctagatggtaagaaccaccaattaataaactcatgggctgcgtccagactggcaagtttttgctcaaaagcgattgcttttgcacaaaaacttgccagctctctacactggccgcttgaatttgcacaagaacactgactttgtaatgcacaaaaatcagtgcttcttatgcAAATACAATGACGCTCGcgctcgggcaaaagccctcttgcacaaatgcttttgcgcaagaaggccagtgtagacaatccagaattgttttgcgcaaaaaagcctcgatggcaaaaatggtgattggggcttttttgcgcaaaaccacgtctagattggccatggatgcttttgcacaaatacttttaacggaaaaactatttgtgcaaaatcatgccagtctagatgcagccatggggaattttcccatgggaGCAAAACTTGGTTACCaaagagaggaaaccccattGCTAAATGCAGgtatcagattcccattcccaaaccacaAAACAATGAaatctaatggatttatctaaactttgccctacttacacatgggctacgtctacattggcaccccttccggaaaagggatgctaatgtagcactttggaataggcaaatccgcgggggatttaaatatcccctgctgcatttgcatttacatggctgccgctttcttccggcttggggaaaagccggagaaaagcaccagtctagatgttatcctctggaaaataaagccttttccggaggatttttTATTCCTACCCCTCAAcactccccatcccaatgcacttaccctgtcccagagccaggcacccccagtgccAGGAGCACCCCCTCAATCAAATCTTCCCactccctgcagagccaggcaccagaggaATGGGACAGGGTAAGGATAGGAAACCTTACCTTTAAAGTCTCCACTTCTGCCACCCAGCTTGGCTGCCTCGGTtcagtgtgtagagggaggcagcatgtggccagctcccgggtctcCACTCAAATATCACAAATCATGGGTAGTATGAATGGTTAGTGTGAGTGAATCAACAGGAAGGgaggccatgctgaggtccaggGACGAGCCCTGGAGGATTATGGAcgtgtttacaactttaagaaaaAGGACTGAGTAAGATAAGAGACTGTGTTTGCTGATGCAGCATTTCCCAATAAGAGAAAGGAACAAGGGAAGAATCTAACCAAGgacagaccattgtttctcacGCGTGGTGAAGCAAGAAAATTGGGAGATAGAAAAACCAGGTGTTTCTGGATCAGTTGTGGACACACCAATAAGGAAAAGGGGGTGTCACTAACggacatcaccccacctggaTTGTGAGGAACCAGTGGATGGCATCCCACTGGACTGGCCCCTGCCAAGCGGATATATACCACACCATTTTGCTTCACACATTGGAGTCCATTGATTCAGCATATTGGGGTGATGTGCAAGTCggacttccacctcaaccaaaCTAACCAACATTACCTGGGTCTGGCCAGCCCCCCAAAGGGTGAGAGTGTATGTGTGTTGGAGTGTGTGTTAATTTAGCAGCCGAATTCTTAATTCAATTTAGGTTAAGAATTAGATTTAGATTAAGTATTCAATTTAATTATTGCTTGAAAGCCTATTAATGACTttcaggctctgtctagactgcatcccttttcgtAAAAGGTATGCatattagacacatcgcaattgcaaatgaagtggggatttaaatccccccccccgcttcatttgcataaacatggcaaaataaggaataagggatctttcggaaaaggctttattttctgaaagatccccatctagactggcgcttttttccggcaaagccctgagtggcatccatgtttatgcaaatgaagtgggggggggattcatttgcaattgcgatgtgtctaatttgcatcccttttacggaaaagggatgcagtctagacacagcctcactgtttTAATTATTTACGTACTAAATATACATACAGTGCTTTTAAAATTTGTTCCTGTATTGCTTGCAGTAAAACTTGTTAAAGGTACAGATTGTTCACTGTGGTCTCTTGTTCTGTGAGTCAGCGCCCTCTTGTGACAAAAGCATCACATGGTCCAGAGCAGCATGCACTCTGGTCCGACCCCAGCCCGGCGGCCCCCTAGCATGGTACCCGAggacaactgcccccccccccttactccctGCCACTCCCTTTTCGCTACGTCTCtgcaatcacttcccattctgttaTGTGTgcatctgattgttccttcctaaggggagcactttgcatttggccttattaaacaccattatttttcctggaacagaagttaaactgactggtctgtagtttctaggttcttctcatttccctttttatagatgggccctAGATTTTCCCtactccagtcttctggaatctctccccacttccctgacttttcagagatgagaactaaaggctcagatagctccttgATCAGCTCCGTGAGtagtctaggccagtgtttctcaacctttatttataaaatacctctttaaaaaaaaaaaaaagtaccctcaACCTGCCCCCGCCACCCAATGCGCCCAGCCCTCCTCCAGAACCAAGCACCCCTAGACCCACTGCTCTAAACcaatgccctgcccctcccccagagccaaggcaCCAAGGTAACCTGACCTTTGAAGCGCCCGCttctgctgcccagccctgcctcagtgGCTTGTCTGCAAGGAGCAAGTGGCCTGCCAGCACCAGGCTCACCCCATGGGGCTGTGcgttcccaccccagcctggtgcccccctAGTGTGGTGCCTAGGGGCAACTGCCCACCCTATCCCCTTGCTACACCACTgacgtggagcaaagcttattgtgccGCGTCACTGCCTTTGAGCTCCTCTCCACAGCACCACCGGGAAGGGGCCATGGGGATGCATTGTACTGAGCtgctggtggaggtgggggtaaTGTTGCATGCGCATAGCAGTTGTCAGTGTCCAGCTGTGAAGCTTCAAATGGTCAATTTGACAGGCACATGTCACCACCCTCTCCCTGATCTCCTTTGCAGGGCCAAATCCCAGACATacttttgccaaatttcacttgtgttgaggtaccccccgacttctctcgtgtgcctctaagggtactcgtaccactggccaagaaacactgctctaggatgCGTTTCAAGAAGCCCGGGTGACCTGCagacatctcacttttctaagtgattttaaacttgttttcctattttaactatTTCCTGTCTATCCCTATCCTATTTCCACTGGCATTCATTAGAAGGACTTAAGGCTCACAAAACTAAAGCATCCCTGAGGGAAGCTGATTATagatgaaaatatatatttagaaaaCTTTACAAATTTTCTGCTATACACATGTACATTGTTACAAGTTATATACCAATATAAACACGCTAGGCACATACACACCCGTATGTCCTAGCCTGGTCCagcgttcccctcatgcccagggCTTCTTTCCatgctcccccagccctctcagcAGGGCCTCCAATCAGCTGCAGGAGTGTGAGTCCTTCCCCCAGGCTGCAGGACTCACCCGGACACTTCgctccatggctgcagggacAGCTcatctccagccagccctgcagtaCATCACTGGTGACTGGCCCAGCCCTGCGGCTCCCACCCTGGGTCTCTGATTGGGAAGGATACTACAGACTCAGCTGTTCTCTGCCAGTTTCCAAGTCAAaagtttcccctcccttccctgttcCAGAGGCCAGAGCTTGGGGTTTTATCCCCTGTGGccgctcccagcagagcctgctGCCACCTGTCCCACCAGGCTGCCTGTGAAGGACATGGCAGCTGCCTGTACTTTGGGAATGGAACACTCATGGAGTAAAAATGGTGGGTGCTGAGGGGCAGTGAAAGTAGGCAGGTGCGCTGTGGCGCGCAGCTCCAGCAAAAGccggctgagctgcggcaaaagccagtaGGGAGCTATTTACACAGCTGGCAGGGCCCCGGGGAGCTACAGGAAAGGACCAGTCAGAAATGTTGAGTTACTTTCAGCCCTGGtgctgagtagggatgtgaaataccagttaattgactagtcgagtaactgcatgaattctgaTTGGTTACTCCACTATTCTTTAGTtcccagggtggggccagcagcctgtgcactccggccccactcttgaggagccccccgcccctccatgctcctgcctctgtattagaggcagcagtgcagggtgccaggtgggagctggtccatgacgggagccagtttaaaaagcagctcccctcTTGGACTGGCTCCCTGTCGCTTtgtgctcctgcctctgatacagaggcagcgatgTGGAgtgtcagcagcccctgtctggggggaggtGAGTTCTGGGAATTGGCATGAgcggggctgctggccaacctgctaaaaatttactggttgggggaggagggaaatgcgtgtGATCTATAGATTAACCTATTCGCTTTGGCTTGTTTTTCAATCGACCTCACTATTATATCCTTGTCCAGCAGCCTCTctaccagctccctcctctcccccagggcttcctACCTGCCTGACAGCTGTTCTGTGGTGTgtgggaggctgggaggggggaggagcagggatgaggcATGCTTAGGAGAGGGGTGGAACTGGGTGGGAAGGGGTAAGggtgagggcagagcagaggaggggcggggcgaggggcagagggagggtggaACTGTGAGGGCGGGGGGGTGGCAAGAGCCAGTGcctggggcacagctggggatTCAGCCCCTTCTGGCACATTAGAAAGCTCCAGACTAGAGCTGCAGCCTTGGCCAGACCAGCATCCCTCTCTGAGTTCAGGATGGGGCAGCTGCTGGAAGAGAGCCAGAGGAGACATCCCATGATGTGGCTTCCATGTGAAATCCCTGGCGTGTCTCAGAGCCTCAAACAGGCCGATCGGTGGCAGAGACTCTCAGCGGggagctctgtgctgtccctcagcgagtgTCTCTCTTCCTTgctgctggggcagcccccttcGCCAGCACATCGAGAGCCGCACACGCTGAGGCCGCTTGGCAGAGCCCCGCTGACAGGACTTGGCCACTTCACCCAGGCCACTTCATCCAGGCCATGGTCACTTCATTTCGCCTTCTAGTTTGTGGGCAGGTTTGCTGCAGATCCAGCGTTGAATGTTCCCGCAGCTTGAACTGGCGACCACACTGCCGCTCAGATAAGCGCATTGTTCTTCTCCTGCGATCGGAAACCTGCAACAGCAACAAACCATGAACAACCCTCcacggctgctggagcagcttcctagTAGTGAAAAACCAGCCCCGAGCAAGTCACCCCAAGTCACGCTGCAAATGTAGGAAGGAGCCAGGCACTGAACCCCCATTGCCCAAATCACAGGCCCAGGTTGTAACCTCAAGGCCGCTCTCTTGTTTTAAATACAAGATGCAACATTTACTGAGTTAACAGAAGAAAAGGGGACTCACCAGTTGTTGAAGTCGGTGCCATTGGCCCATTTCCAGGTCTGGCCCCGTTCTCTGTCGAGCCCGATCCAGTAGTCTAAGGATCCTCTATGGAGTCTCAGGAAATCCTTTGTTCAAAACATAAAAGCCAACGTACATTAGACAGCTGCCTCTCTGGGTTCTCTGCAACCTACCCAGGGCACTGGACAGGGAGCCCATAGGCTGGGAATTCTGCACCAAGGAATGACACCCACAGGCAGTGGGAAGTTTGATTTTGCCCTGCTTCAGAAGGAAAACAAATGTCAAATGATCAGAATTTCCCAGCTGATGCAATTTCCGATTTTCAACCAGCTCCGTTATTTAACGGCTCGGATTCTTAGCTGCATCCAGACCCTGAACACACCTGCGTTCTTAGCAACGTCTCCCGATTTTACTGAGAGTCTCCTGCTGTTTGGTCCTTTTCTTAACTCCCCAGCTCCTGCAGATTACAAGAGTCTCGTCTTTCACTTAAAAGGTGagtttctagcccttgtggcTGCAGAGAAAATGTGACCCACTAAAAGCTACAACACGGGAACGTAACACTCTCAGAGCTCatggaagaagtgggctgttcccgTGACTGCTCATGACACCACCTATGTGTTTTGTTAGCctgtaaggtgctactagactatttgttgttgacgtttttccaattacagaccaACTCGTTCACCCCTAAAGAGCTCAGAGCTATAAAGTCAGTCACATGATTTTGAAGAGCCCCATGCACGATTACCAAATGCTGGGCTGGCAAGGCTGCTCCTGTCACATAAAAGGGGCTGGGAAGCATCTGGATTCCCCTGCTGGGAATTCTCCGGGAGCAGAGGGTCGGCACATGAGCCCCACGTGGGTCCGACTCCGTGCCCAGTGTCTTGGGGGGATGGGTCTGGGCGGAGCACTGAGAGCTCCAGCTGTTCTGGGCTGGGGAAGTTGCCCTGAATTCAAGCAGCTTCTGGGACCAGTCCAGCCCCAGGACAAGCCCAGACTAGAGCCACCTCTggcacccccatcccctgcagcccAGAATCTCTCTCACCATTTCCCACTGCAAATCAATCCCAGCCAGGGAAGCACCGAGGGCAGAGCAGTTCTTCTGGCTCTCGGTCCAGTTGGCTTCTAGCTCTGAGAAATAGTAACACTTCCCCTGGTACCCGATCCAGTCGAAGGGGCAGGCggccagcaggcagggagcacCAGCCGGGCACAGCTCATATGTCTTGGCTGGAGATGAGAAAGCAGCAGGGTGAGAGATTTGCCCGTTTCCCTCTGTACCCAAGAGAACACGTCTCTAGTGACACTGTAACAAGGAACcgaccctctcccctccacacacacacgctctgcTCCAGGGTTAGCTGAGCCTGTACCAAGGCATGTTCCCCTTTGCAACAAGGAGAGGCCAGCgctgcccccctcacctcctgcccccgcaTGCTCTGGGTTGGAGCCACatttcctgccctgggctcctttgCTACAGCCCAGTTTTGCCCCCTGCAGGCGCAGATGCTACCAGGGAGACCCTGAGCACCAGGCGCAGAGATATGGTCAGTGCAGGCTCCACACTCACCTGGGCGGGTGATGAGGACGATGAGGATGGTGATGACGATGATACAAATGAAGTTGAAACCCAGGCTCAGTGGACGTATCCGGGCTTTCAATGCAGAGAGCCAACCTGTAAGAGACGGAGACGTTAGCGCTCACAGCATcacctggaagttgcttgtgaagGGGGATAGTTTGTAACTAGAGAGAAAAGCTTCGAGCGAATATTTTGATCAGCGTTCCTGCTAAGATTTACCATctgtgagcggagtgagttttgctttgtgcaccaatactgaggtgacacccaccagttactaacaaatatcataTTCACatatacaaaaaaataaaaagcacaaaTAATAAATCAGCACTTTCACCCATGCAGCTGCATATTGACCACCCctgcactatgggtatgtctagactacatgactccctcgacggagccatgtaaccTAGTTTACCCAGCACAGgcaacgaagcggggatttaaataatccctgcttcattacaataaacatggccgccatggTGTGCTGGCAATCAGCTGacccggcacagcgcggcagtctagacgcggctctgtcggctggggaagcttTGCCAACCCATCCCTTACGCCTCGTGAAACATGGGTGCTGCGTAGGGACCATGGCGCCCaagcttgcgctgcttgctcccccacggcagcccggctgagcggtgcagaagtcagccgagtgccatggcgggaggtgaaggacgtgactcgggcaacagcgcctcccagaggcAAATGCCAGCATtccagcgttacagagtcacggACATTGGGCTACGATATATATGAAAATGCTaaagtttcaaaataacttagtaaTGTCTACAGAGTAGGCAGTTagtttgaaatagtgtcaaaacactgtcaagctggaggacttcttactccaactcctgtaatcctcattgtatgagaaataaggAAAGTCGGAGGGAGAGTGCTcggtttcgaaataagtgctttgtagacactcccaatttcaatttcaaaataagctaaacaattgatgtagctcattttgaattaagccctgctgtgtagacgcaccctaagtgattactattaaaaataaaataagttaaaATAAAGAGAAACACAAAATACTAAAAGGGCATTAGAACAGTCGATACTGCACAAAgagagtaactcccttttcttcttcaagtgatgtccccgtggatgTTCCACTGTTGGCCACTAcagaactgagcagggctgctcaccagcctgctaaaaaaattgtcggtggaggtgggggagggaaatgcatgtagtctagaacattaaccaataagcttttaaTTATAGGTTAATCggctgcactattacatccctactacagagTAGTATTCAACCTGGATGGAGGGAGTCAGGGTCATTGTTTGGCAGTGGTGGACTAAACTGCGGTAGCCACCGCTGAATCGGACATTAGTTCTGGAAAGACGGCATGGTGTTTAGCCAAAGTGTGGTCTGATGAGCGTGGAACAGCTCgataaatgtctcttaagggaaAGTTGTTCAAAAAGGCTGTGGAAGCTGCAGTAGCCGACTAGAACGTGCTCATATTGGATGTTGTAGAGGCTTGTTGGCCAGAGTATGACACCTAACTATGCAGGTCAATATCCACTGTGTTCAGCGATGGAAATAAAAAGCCTTTGAGATTTACAAAATACTCGTGTTCTGTCCAAAAAGAAAGCCAATGCTCATCAGCTATCTAGAATGCGTAGGCTCGCGTCTCGTGGTGAGGCGAGGGGCTTTGGGGAAAAGATAGGTAACGCAGTAGGCTCATTCATGTTAAATGCTGTACAAACTTTTGCTAAGAATGCAGGATGAGGTCTCAATATGACTCTGTCTCTTAGGAAAACCATGTATGGGGGTTCTGCCATAAGGGCCCCAAGTTCCCTGACTCTCCTCACTGAAGTGATAGCTAGCAAAAAGCAGACCTTTGTAAAGAGGAAGGTGAGCGCCACAGTGACCAATGGTTCAAAGAAGGGCCTGGTCAAACAATCCAAAACAAAGTTCAAGTCCCATAATGGGGACGGGGTCCTATGAGGCGGGTATATGTTGTGGAGGCCCCCGAGGAACCTTTTTGTGACAGGATGTGCAAATATGGAGAAACCATCTACAGAGGTGTGAAAACCTGTTAGTGCAGAAAGGTggacccttagggtatgtctacactagccccctagttcgaactagagtgactaatgtaggcattcgaacttgcaaatgaaacccaggatttaaatatcctgggct encodes the following:
- the LOC102446064 gene encoding C-type lectin domain family 2 member B-like, translating into MEVQVNMSPLLQPTHLPERAERGNGSCAAERLESEASVSIPPTAGESSKSHPTGWLSALKARIRPLSLGFNFICIIVITILIVLITRPAKTYELCPAGAPCLLAACPFDWIGYQGKCYYFSELEANWTESQKNCSALGASLAGIDLQWEMDFLRLHRGSLDYWIGLDRERGQTWKWANGTDFNNWFPIAGEEQCAYLSGSVVASSSCGNIQRWICSKPAHKLEGEMK